The Triticum dicoccoides isolate Atlit2015 ecotype Zavitan chromosome 6A, WEW_v2.0, whole genome shotgun sequence genome has a window encoding:
- the LOC119317150 gene encoding long-chain-alcohol oxidase FAO2-like, producing MEEDKKQRGRQGHPLLRGGGARTEPYTHGFSATQMMSLTAVCGALVPSLPPDAHHLAADKAVRDFFLASAADPPVPDEVAQLMSAMCLREALTLVRTVLWLLGTRLGTLALCGARCLSWSSPFVQRFAEMPVDRREDALRRWSRETMLPPLRLFFLLVKVFCLYVFYSWTDENSENPHWRAIGYSPATDEATEQEEQANTKRPLDDGVVETIHQTDASLPTSLAEKELAVTEDASRNVCRIECDVVIVGSGCGGGVAAAVLAGAGHKVVVIEKGNYFTARDYTSIEGPSMSQLYEYGGFVSTISGSGLLLAGSTVGGGSAVNWSACIKTPDSVRKEWAAAHGLPLFDKSEYTAAMDAVFKRLGVTSGCKEEGLQNKVLRKGCEKLGYKVEPVARNSSEGHYCGSCGYGCRTGDKRGTDTTWLVDAVARGAVILTGCKAEKLLFTDAAGARGKRCVGVVATSSNPAITRKLEVRAKVTVAAGGSLLTPVLLRGSGLKNPHIGKNLHLHPTAMAWGYFPPGKMPELKGKMYEGGIITSLHKVEAAGGDGLPHRAILETPLMGVAAAGTQFPWVSGRDMKERMLNYGRTVHIFSLVRDRGSGTVHGERRIAYHLDPVDRENQREGLRRALRILVAAGATEVGTHRSDGQRLRCKGATEEEVEEFLDGVTGVRGPQSKSENWSLCCTAHQMGSCRMGATAGDGAVDARGESWEAERLYVCDGSVLPSAVGVNPMITIQSVAYCLATGIAEQLKRDPSSGRNHSTD from the exons ATGGAAGAGGACAAGAAGCAGAGAGGAAGGCAGGGCCACCCCCTCCTGCGGGGAGGAGGCGCGAGGACGGAGCCCTACACGCACGGCTTCTCCGCCACCCAGATGATGTCGCTCACCGCCGTCTGCGGCGCGCTGGTCCCGTCGCTGCCGCCCGACGCCCACCACCTGGCCGCTGACAAGGCCGTCCGGGACTTCTTCCTCGCATCCGCCGCCGACCCGCCCGTTCCGGACGAG GTGGCGCAGCTGATGTCGGCAATGTGTCTccgggaggcgctgacgctggtgcGGACGGTGCTGTGGCTGCTGGGCACGCGGCTGGGGACGCTCGCGCTGTGCGGCGCCCGGTGCCTGTCGTGGAGCTCCCCGTTCGTGCAGCGGTTCGCGGAGATGCCGGTGGACCGGCGGGAGGACGCGCTGCGCCGGTGGAGCCGGGAGACCATGCTCCCGCCTCtgcgcctcttcttcctcctcgtcaagGTCTTCTGCCTCTACGTCTTCTACTCCTGG ACCGACGAGAACTCGGAGAATCCTCACTGGCGAGCAATCGGCTACAGCCCGGCAACGGACGAGGCTACGGAGCAAGAGGAACAAGCAAACACCAAGCGGCCACTCGACGACGGCGTGGTCGAGACCATCCACCAGACGGACGCGTCCCTCCCGACTAGCCTCGCCGAAAAGGAACTCGCGGTGACCGAGGACGCGTCGCGTAACGTGTGCAGGATCGAGTGCGATGTCGTCATCGTCGGCTCCGGCTGCGGCGGGGGCGTGGCCGCCGCGGTGCTCGCAGGGGCCGGCCacaaggtggtggtcatcgagaagGGGAACTACTTCACGGCCAGGGACTACACGTCCATCGAGGGCCCGTCGATGAGCCAGCTCTACGAGTACGGCGGGTTCGTGAGCACGATCAGCGGCAGCGGGCTCCTCCTGGCCGGCTCCACGGTCGGCGGCGGCTCAGCCGTCAACTGGTCGGCCTGCATCAAGACACCCGACAGCGTGCGCAAGGAGTGGGCGGCCGCGCACGGCCTGCCGCTGTTCGACAAGTCAGAGTACACCGCCGCGATGGACGCGGTGTTCAAGCGGCTTGGCGTGACGTCGGGCTGCAAGGAGGAGGGGCTCCAGAACAAGGTCCTGCGCAAGGGGTGCGAGAAGCTGGGGTACAAGGTCGAGCCGGTGGCGAGGAACTCGTCGGAGGGCCACTACTGCGGCAGCTGCGGGTACGGCTGCCGCACCGGGGACAAGCGCGGCACGGACACGACGTGGCTGGTCGACGCGGTGGCCCGCGGCGCCGTGATCCTGACGGGTTGCAAGGCGGAGAAGCTGCTGTTCACTGACGCGGCCGGTGCGAGGGGGAAGCGGTGTGTCGGTGTGGTGGCTACCAGCTCCAACCCGGCGATCACGAGGAAGCTGGAGGTGCGCGCCAAGGTGACCGTCGCAGCGGGCGGCTCCCTCCTCACGCCGGTGCTGCTGCGCGGCAGCGGGCTCAAGAACCCGCACATCGGCAAGAACCTCCACCTCCACCCGACCGCCATGGCGTGGGGCTACTTCCCGCCGGGCAAGATGCCGGAGCTGAAGGGCAAGATGTACGAGGGCGGCATCATCACGTCCCTGCACAAGGTGGAGGCTGCCGGCGGCGACGGGCTGCCGCACCGGGCCATCCTGGAGACGCCGCTGATGGGCGTGGCCGCCGCGGGGACGCAGTTCCCCTGGGTGTCCGGGCGCGACATGAAGGAGCGGATGCTCAACTACGGGCGGACGGTGCACATCTTCTCCCTGGTGAGGGACCGCGGGTCGGGGACGGTGCACGGCGAGCGGCGGATCGCGTACCACCTGGACCCGGTGGACAGGGAGAACCAGCGCGAGGGGCTGCGGAGGGCGCTGCGCATCCTGGTGGCGGCCGGCGCGACGGAGGTGGGCACGCACCGGAGCGACGGGCAGAGGCTGAGGTGCAAGGGCGcgacggaggaggaggtggaggagttccTGGACGGCGTGACCGGGGTGCGCGGGCCGCAGTCCAAGAGCGAGAACTGGAGCCTGTGCTGCACGGCGCACCAGATGGGCAGCTGCAGGATGGGCGCGACGGCCGGGGACGGCGCCGTGGACGCGCGCGGCGAGAGCTGGGAGGCGGAGCGGCTGTACGTGTGCGACGGCAGCGTCCTGCCCAGCGCGGTGGGCGTCAACCCCATGATCACCATACAGTCCGTGGCCTACTGCCTCGCCACCGGCATCGCGGAGCAGCTGAAACGCGACCCGTCCTCCGGGAGAAACCACTCCACAGATTAA